AGTCGGGTTCGAACCCCTCCGCACGGCACGCGGCCACGGTCAGCTCCCGCAGGTCGTACCCGTGCCGGAACATCACCAGCCGCTCACCCTCCAGGTCACCGACCCGCACGGTGCGGCGCCCCCGGCCCGGACGAGGGGCATCCGGCGAGGAGACCACGACAAGATCCTCCCGCAGCAGCTCGACCGTGGTCAGCGCCGGCGACGGCGTCGGCAGCGGCAGCACCACCAGCGCCAGATCCAGCGCTCCCCGCGCCAGCTCCCGTACCAGATCGTGCGAGCCGCCCTCCTCGATCAGCAGCCGGATCCCGGGGTAGCGGTCGTGGAACGCCCGCAGCACATCCGGCAGCAGCCCCGTGCACAGACTCGGTGTCGCGCCCAGCCGCACCCGGCCGCTGCGCAGCTGCACCAGCTCCTGCACCTCGTGCCGGGCCGTGTCGGCGTCGGCCAGGATGCGCCGGGCCAGCGGGAGGAGCGCCTCCCCGGCGTCCGTGAGCGTGATGTTGCCCCGGGCGCGCAGGAACAGATCCGCGCCCAGTTCCCGCTCCAGCGCCTTGATCTGCTGGGAGAGCGACGGCTGGGCGACATGGACCAGATCGGCGGCCCGGGTGAAGTGCCGGGTCTCGGCGACGGCCACGAAGTACTGGAGCTGCT
The Streptomyces tuirus genome window above contains:
- a CDS encoding LysR family transcriptional regulator, translating into MQFQQLQYFVAVAETRHFTRAADLVHVAQPSLSQQIKALERELGADLFLRARGNITLTDAGEALLPLARRILADADTARHEVQELVQLRSGRVRLGATPSLCTGLLPDVLRAFHDRYPGIRLLIEEGGSHDLVRELARGALDLALVVLPLPTPSPALTTVELLREDLVVVSSPDAPRPGRGRRTVRVGDLEGERLVMFRHGYDLRELTVAACRAEGFEPDFAVEGGEMDAVLGFVRAGLGVAVVPRMVAARAGRGLRVTPLARPGLHRTIALAHRSDVAPPRAARELQRMLLER